Within the Nicotiana tabacum cultivar K326 chromosome 11, ASM71507v2, whole genome shotgun sequence genome, the region ACTGATATAACAACATAAACATTCAAGTATGGTATTTCAAACTTTGCCAGTAGCTATTCTAATATCAATTAAATCAATAACATAAAGAGTCAAGTAACTTCAGACTAAAAGTCATAATATAAAGATATTtgctaaaatttaaattatgcAATTGCCTcaataaaatcatttaaaatgaAGTAAATGCAGTCATTCATGGATTTTTTCTCTTGTTTAATCACTCTTTTGATCTTGTTGCTTGATAATTgtgcaacatcatcatcaacttcTACTAGAGATGATCCATTATCTTCTCTAGTTCTCTTGACAGGGATCTTTGTAGAAGAAATCATCTTATTATCATCCATGGAATCttacaaaagaaaaatagttaaGGGCCAAATAAtcagaagagaaaaataaattatcaaaACCTTAGATGAGAATAGATACTGGAAATATACAGTGAAAATATAATCAACAGTTattttactcaaaagttaaaGCAATTATAGAAATCAGAAAAATATATTGTAAATATCTGATAATTCCATCATGTCTAGATTCATCTCAAACTAAATTACGGAAAACTTCTTTATACACCATATTTCTAGCTTCATTCGTTATTTGACCATCATTATCATAAACTAAAATTTTCAACCCTTTTCTACTCGTCACGCGCGAAAGAGCAATATACAGTTATTCATGAGTAAATACTGGCTTATTCAAAAATAATCCCACATGAGACAATGACTGGCCTTGACTTTTATTAATTGTCATGGCAAAAGATACAACAATTGAAAATTGTCTTCGCTGTAACTTAAAAGGTATTCTTGCATCTGATGGCGTCGACATCATTCTCGAGATAAACACTTTTTGTCCAGCCATATTACCCGATAAAACCTTGGCTTCAATAACCTGATTTCCAAGTCTTGTGATGATCAACCTCGTACCATTACACAATCCTGATGACCGGTCTATATTTCTCAGCAACATCATAGGAACACCAACCTTCAAAGTAATAAAGTGATTTTGAATTCTAGAACATTTAATATTGTTTAGGAATTCGGGTGTATGTACGTGCTCCAAAGCTGAAAAAGAATGATCAGACATACAAACTGTATCAGAACTCAAATATGTCTTCTCAGGACTATGATTGAGTGAAACCATGTATTCATTGATCGACTCTACCATATCAAGAGTCGGAGCAAGAATTGCTCTTTGCTGGAGGCAATCAATATCACTGGAATGGTTAAAGAAATCTGGATATGTACTTTCAACAATTGTCGATATTGGATCATCACAATTATTTATGAGAAAATCATCGGGGATTTGGACTTTCTCAATGCCATCAATGGAACTCCCAGTCCTTCCATCACTGATTGCTAAAATCCATTCAGAAAAACtttttaactcatccaaatgtGCATCTAACTGATCTCTTTGTAACCTCATATTCTTTGATAAATTTAAGACTTCACAATGGGTCCACAAATACGAAGAATTAAGAGTAGCGTTAACAATATCTTGCCTAGATCCTTTTGCAATGACATGCAAAATTTGTCCGAAGTCGCCACCAAGAACAAATGTTTTACCTCCAAAAGGTTTATCAGCATTGGATGTGTCTTTAAATCTAAGAATATCTCTAAGAGTTTGATCCAGATCTTCAAAACAATATTTTGCATTATCCCAAATAATCAACTTTGTCTTTATAATCAAATTTGCTAGAGGACTACCTTACTTTTATATTGCATGTTGAATCTTCAGTTGGATTGAGAGGAATTACAAATCTCGAATGAGCTATTCCACCACCTGGTAAAAAAAAAGAGATGCAATTCTACTTGATGCAACAGTTAACACGATGTCTCCTCTAGATCGTATACCAGAAGACTGAGTCTTCCAAATAAAATCTTTCCAGTTTCACCATAACCATACAAAAAGAAGAATCCACCTTTGGCTTCATTCACTGCCCTCATAATTTTGTCATAAACCAACTTTTGTTCAACTATCaaatttattaataattgttGATGTTCCTCTAACAGAGAACGACGATTATAACGCAATTCATCATGGATTAACATATTGTTATGGTCAACTTCTTCCTCATTGTAAAGAGGTCTTGGCATTGTTGGAAAATCATGAAAACTTCTTCCACAACTTTTCAAAAACTTTTTCCAATTTTTGGAAACAACGATTTTTCAATTCATCATCTGTTAGTTTTGCCTctgaaagaacaaaaagaattatagaatttaaataacaataatataaaaaatatattacatGATTACACAAATAAGGTATATTTAATTTAGCTTTTTAGTTAGATTAGTTGCTTATAATAATGATTTACACAACAAAGAACTTATGAATTCTATGTCGTGAAACTCCATATTATCTTAAACATAAAGGTCATAAATTAAAGAATATCAATTATAAAGaattaagtaaagaaatcaaATATAAAGAGTTTCATATAGGTTCAAAATTTGTagattttgttttaaattttgtgCAAAATTTAGTCGTGGAGTTATTAAAGACTCAATATGTTAACCCTTTAAATATGCTTTGAGCTAGACTGGTTATATACTCACATGTACACTAAAATAACTATAAGTGTGTATGCATGTAATTCTTATCCTCTTTATAACTATATTTAGTAATTATGCTACAAATAACTACTTAAATATCTTCATACAGACGCTGAAACATTATTTGATAACTTAAAAATAGAAAGTCTATATTTATACCTGGATTAGTCAACAACACTCTTTCTTCATGGAGGATATCTTCTGATAATAATTTCCATGTTGATTGCCAAACATATTCTGGCCAAGATATCGAATTGGATAACAACAACATAACAAATAATTGCCTAAGATATGATGGCATTTCCCAGTTACTTGCTTCCAATATGGCATCCACATACTCTTTATCATCATCCAATTACCCAAGTGCATAACATGCAACTCTAAAAGTGAGATGGTTATGATTGTTGATTATTTTAAGATCGTCATAGGATTTTGGACCTTTAATAACATGCGACAATAATCTAAGATAATATAATTCACCAGTTCCAGGCGGagcaaagaaaattcttccaaTGGAATATacaaaagtttttcttttctcccatCTTTTTAATTGTTTATTCCAAACAAACTTAAGAGGGAATTCTGCATAAGTCAAATCTCTTGTTTCTGGCAATGTTTTGTTTGTCTCAAACCAGCTTAAAAACATTAATTCCTTTACACTTGGTTTATTTGCAACATCATCAATTGGATCATCATCAGAGAATATAACATTTTGTTCATTTGAAAGATGAAATTATAGTCTTTCCACATGAGGTTCTTTATGGTGAATTGGAAATTTGAATATTCTCCAAGCAGCTTTACATGGTGATATGTATCGGCAATCATAATACATATTTATTTCATCAATATTTGATGAATCTTCCTCTTGCACACTTTGAGAAAGAGCAGCGGTAACACGATCATTTCCTTTGTTAATATACTTAAATAAGTACTTAATGGATCTTCACTGATTGCATCATTCTACATTATGAGCATCATACTTAAGTAATAAGAACCGATTGTGAGGCACTACATACTTACTGTCCAAGTCAATACCATCTTTTTTGATAGTTCTACCATTATCCCTTCGTCTATAAACAGGATAATAACCTTTTTGGAAAATGCTTGGTACATCTTCCGCTCTGCATGCAAGGAGAAGATTTTCTTGCAGAACCACATGGGCCATGCATCATAAAATTATGCACGACCTTATAATAAACAAGATCGGCCAATTCATCTGGTATTTCGGCAAAAATGATTCGATAAATATCTACAACAATTGGATATTTATCATGCTCGTGAAGAAAAAGCAAAACGTGAGTATGAGGCAACCCTCGTTTTTGGAACTCAACTGTATAAATCACTACATCAAAAAGAATTTATTACACTTTATAAATATAATTGAAATATTCATTTTAAAACCTATTATCCTATGTAACATAAAAAGTAGTTATTATTTTTTAGAAGTTGACTATGGCAATATACCTGCTTttactttttcaaaaatttgattGTCGCGTAATTCCTTTATCAAACGGTCCAATTTGATTTTGAATACCCTAGCTAAAATGTCTGGACGATCCTCATGATTTAAGCCCCTACTCTCTACAAATCTACTAATCTCAGGCCACTTTAGATTGCAAGTAAAGGTGATGAAAAGATCAGGGTACCTAGCCTATTTGCATATTGCCATAACATCTTGATAGTTTTGAATCATGTATCGTGCACCCCCTGTGAAGCTGGACGGTAGAATTATCCTTTTTCCTTGAGAAGAAGGAATAATTTCTCCATGCAAAATATCTTGTAAGCTTTTATACATGTGAAATCTCAACTTTTTTTTGATTGAGCCTAATATACCTTAATCGAGAAGATTCGATCATTGTATATGCATCAACCAAGAATTGCTGAAATAATCTTCTAGAAGACACAATCGTCAGAACTTCATTATTCCTTTCTTGTATTTATAAGCAAAATACTCTCGCATGCTAACACATTTTCTTCCTCCAGCTGATTCATCATCTCCCTCGAAAGGAATATCCTCTCTATATCCATCTTCACCATATGGAAATAGTAAAGGATATTGTAACCCTAAATAGGCAGCATTTAATTCATTTATCTTTTGTAGCTGTCCGGATTGGGTTTCGATAATGATGACCCTATCACATCTAGATAGTTCAAAATCTCCCACCACcaaagcagctacctctgaaACCGTAGGCAAGTTGTATCTTCTTCCATCGGTGCTCCTTTTTCCTATCAATCTGATTCTAACATTGGAGCTTCTATCTTCTTGAAATCTATCTCTTATGGAGAATTAGCTATGAACGTCTTTTGAATGACGTGATAATATAACTTTTTTTAACACTCTGGAGTCTCGATACATATGAATTAGTCTCTTTTGTAATATGCATATATAATAAAGACTTATGTGTCACATTATTAATTTTTTGAAACATCAATTGTGAGTATCAAAATAAGGAATCTTTATACAAATAGTTGGCCCATTTATTTTTTTAGCATATAATATAAATTAGGGAGAAATTTagaaatagctagatttacaactggtcattcaaaaatagcccagtttcaaaagtaatcgaaatttagccacttttcatgtaaagataaatctgatcgaacacactgttcaaaatccggaaaatacgcccgtatattatactggagttccagcataagtatgcttgaactccagcatattatacgggagttccaggataactatgttggaactccagcataatatgttggagttccagcataagtacactagaactccagcataatatattggagttccagcaagtataaatgtccagtataatatactggagttgggagcaccggtgctccagtctcccgtATATTATACAGGAGTCatcaaagtataccggtccagcataatatgctggagttcgtacacagatgcaccgaactcccgtatattatgcgggaccggtctctgttgcaacaaaatagtggctatttttcattgacttcgtaaacggtggttatttttgaatgaccggTCCAAAAATTggttataccgtgctattttaactATAAATTAtggttattttaaatttaaaatgttGGGTGGACGATTATTGAGATTTTGGCCCAAAGACGGTGATGCTTGTAGGGCTTGGCCTATTGAGGTTTTTGAATTTGCCCCACTGCCCACTCGGAGATTTTACCCCCCTCAAACAGAAACACAATTCCCCTTTGGCACCCTCTCTCACCATAGAGAGAGGTAGCGGTAGAATACGAAGAGGTGCCACAACCccactctctctcacacacacacagtgAGGAGGAATTTCTCTGCCTTTTTACACCATAGTTTCTGGTAAATCTCTGAAAAATCCTTTCTCTTTAACTTGTATTTACATACCCTTTGAACTGTAATCCACAGATAAAAACACTGAAACAAAATAAATCAAACATCCTTTTTGTTGCTTTTATTCTTATGGGGGAGACTTTTTTTCTGGTATTTTTTAATTACTAGATGATGATATTAATTAATTAGAATGAAATTCAAAATGTTTAGTACACTTGCAACCTAGTTTAACTTAAACTCCAAGCTTTATCCCCCTCTTCATTGCAAAAGCTAATTTCTTTTTTACTTACTGTGTTAATTAGATCATTGTGCTTGTGTGTGTCACCAGTTATATATGAATGCACTATGAATTCAAGCTTCTTTTTCGTCAACTTGACTATacacagtgtgtgtgtgtgtgtataatgTTCTGTTGAGTGTATTTGGTTTGAATTCGACTCTTGAAcacttttgattttaaaaaatacTTACATAATCAGGTCATTAAAAAGCTAATCACAAGTAAATGTCGATGATAAGTACATAGTTGTAACCTGAAAAATATTCTAGctaaccttttttttttgtaagattGATGTCCAAGCCAGCTTGCATGCGCCTCGATTGTTTCACCGCATATATGTTGCCTCCCACCAGCACAATTATCAAATAGCACAGGTATCAAATAACTCTGTCCATCAAAGCTTGGGCAGATAGATGCAAAGAAATTACCTAGTGTTATTTGTCTccgatttgaacctgagacctcatggttctcctCCGACTGCATTGATCACTAGACCAAACCTTGGGTGCTATGTTCTAACTGACCTACCACAACCAGTTAAATGACATAAATAGTGTAGAAATAATTTGCACTGTTAGTACGTACAAGTTAAATCCATTTTGATGTTTGTGGTCGTTTTTAGGGAATAATGGGGAAAAAGGCCAAGAAAAAGGCGAGAAGTGGTGTCAAGGAGAAGCGGAATCCCTTAGCATCTGCAAATCCTATTGATCAAAATAGCAATCAGAATATTGGAACTCCTGATGATGGAGTAGTTGTGGTAAATGATAGAAAAGAATGTCCACATGTCGATAAGGTTATTGATGTGGAGAAAGTCACTGCTAAACTTGAGTCTTCGGAACCTGTTAGGTGTGAGGATTGCAGGGAAGGAGTAGCTGATAGACGAGCTAGTAAGATGAAAGGCAAACATGGGAAAAAGAAGGGAGGCGCAGATCCCAAGCAGGGGTCTAAAGCCATTTGGATCTGTTTAGCATGCGGCCATTTCTCGTGTGGAGGTGCTGGGTTCCCTACTACACCTCAGAGCCATGCAGTTCGGCATGCAAGACAGTACCATCACCCTCTTGCTGTACAGTTTGAAAATCCTCAACTGCGCTGGTGTTTTCCATGTAGCACACTGATTCATGCTAAGAAAGTAGAGGATGGCAGTGAACAGAAAGATGTATTTCAGGACATTGTGAAGATGATTAAAAAGCGACCGACTGAAGGGCTGGCTATTGATGTGGAAGCTGTTTGGTTTGGGAGTGGGAGTATCACTAGCGGGATCAAATCAGAAGCTTCTGCTTCACTTGATGCTGATGGAAAAAGTGGTTATATAGTTAGGGGACTGGTTAATTTAGGGAACACATGTTTTTTTAATTCAATAATGCAGAACCTACTGGCAATGAATAGACTACGGGATTACTTCCTTAAGTTTGATGGTTTTGCTGGTCCTATTACTGCTGCTCTGAAGAAGCTCTTTTCTGAGACAAGCAATGAAGGTGCCTTGAAAAGAACTGTAAATCCAAAAGCTTTCTTTGGTTCAATCTGTGCCAAGGCTCCACAATTTCGAGGATACCAACAGCAGGACAGTCACGAATTGCTTCGTTGTTTACTTGATCGTCTGTGTACTGAGGAATTGATCGCCAGAAAACAAATCAAATCTTCTCAGGATGGTGGCAAGTCCCTAAGTGCATGTCCAACTTTTGTTGATAACATCTTTGGTGGTCGACTCTCGAGCACTGTTAGTTGTCTTGAATGTGGGCACACTTCAGTAGTGCATGAACCATTCTTGGATCTCTCGTTGCCTGTTCCAACAAAAAAACCTCCAGCTAAAGGAGCTAAATCAGTATTCCGTGCCAAAAAATCAAAACCTCCTATGAGAAGTGTAAAAGTTCGCCCTAAAGTTATCAGAGATGCAGCTCCTCTTAATGCTCAAAGTGCCCAAGGAGATGGGGAGAAATCTGTCACTGAAGGAATGGCAGTTCCTTCTGCTGATGTATCACAAGATTTCATTGATGCTCGTGTTATGGCTGACTATATGGGTTTAACTTCACAGAACTTATGTTCCTCTCGTAAGTCCGATAATGCGCAAAATTGCGAGGGCATGTCTAGGACGTTGGCTTCAGCGGACAATTTCACATGGTTGGATTATCTCGATCAGGATACACTGCCAAATGGTGATGATGTGGTTTCACAAGTTGATCACATGCTGACTAATCAGGTTTCTGAAACTGAAAATTCTGTTCAACCTGTTGATGCTTTGCAGAATAATCTGGTTGCTGATACAGAGATGAAGTTGACATGTATAGACAACGCTTGTTCTCCTAATAATTTAATGCGCTTGAATGATCAAGGACAATCCAAATCACCAGACTGCGATATAGCTTCTGAGTTCAGTAAAAAGTTACTGGTTAAAGACTCTGGAACAACAGATGCTATAAATGTTGAGCACAGCTCAGCATTCTGCAGCCGTATTTGCTCTGTGGATTCAAATCTTGGAACAGATTCATATACGAAGCCATCGGAAGATGAAGCCCCACTACAGTTACAAGATTCCGAGGTTCTGTTACTTCCTTACAAAGAAGTAACCTCAACTGCTGATGACATGTTAAAAGGAGGTTGCAAATCCTCAACTGCTGTTCGTTGCGAACAAGATTTATTGGACTTCAATGGTTTTGGAGACTTATTTAATGAACTTGATTCTGATGCACAACCTTCTGAACAGCCTTTGTGCAGTTCTGCTGCTTCTCAGGCCAATGGTAGCAGCGAGTCTGATCCGGAAGAGATTGATAATAGAGATGCTCCAGTGTCAGTGGAGAGTTGTTTGGCTTATTTTACAAAGCCCGAGCTTCTTTCCAAAACTGAACATGCTTGGAAATGTGAAAATTGCACAAAAGTTCTAAAAGAAAAGAGGATGAGATTTAAGAATAAATTGATGAAGCCTAGATCACATAATATTATGAACATACGGGAGGACCAAAATCCAAATGGTGCATCTTCTTCAGGAGAAACTTTTGACGACAGGTTGTTGTCCCAAAAGGGAACCAGTCCTCGAGCTGAGCAAGATTCAGCCTCTTGGCTATCAGAAAATGGCACACAGGAAAATCAGGATGAAGATAATAGTCAAGTGAAAAGTGACTTTAAGAGCAATGAAGTTCAACTGCTGGAAGCTCCATTGGTTTCTGCTAATTCTGAATCTGAAGAAAGTGAGAATGAGGAGACAGTTGTTAAATGTGTTAAAGTTGAGAGAGATGCAACGAAAAGGATCCTAATTGATAAGGGCCCTCCTATTTTGACGATTCACCTAAAGAGGTTCAGTCAAGATGCTCGAGGGCGCCTGAGTAAGCTGAGTGGCCATGTGAATTTTAGAGATACCATTGATCTCAAACCATATATTGCAACCAGGTGTGTTGATTCTCTTTCATTTGGACTTTATATTATCTCTGGACTTTTGAGTATCCCTTGTTCATTAGACTGAGATTCGTGTGTTGATTCTCCTTCATTTGGACATGTAATTATCTCTGGACTTTTGAGTATCcgttgttaatttttttttaatgagaTTCTAATAATTTAATCCATATTTTAAGGGGGAAACCTAATAAATATCAGCCAAAAGCTTTGGAGTACATATTAGGAAGTTCAGAGGACAAGCTAGACGACATTTTGTTTAAAATCATTTGATAGTATGATGCATACTTCTTACCTTCTAAAGGTCAATGATTAGACATCATTTGTGGGTTAATAATTTGGATTTTGTCAAAGACCTCTGGCTTGAACTAGAAGATACTATATTAGAGCAATATTCTCTAGCTTGCATTCGCAATGAATTTGATACAAAATAGCGCAAGACTAACTGAAAAACGTATGGAGTAGGAAGCGGCAAAAATCATAGTATTGGAGCAAGAAGGTAAAAGTCGACAAAACTGCAGTTTATTCTTAGGACCCAGTATGGGCAGGGGCGGATCTAAAGGGAATTTATGGGTTCATATTTGACTATGAACCTAGTTATTACTGTATATTAACTTGAAGTCATTGTCGgaacccataattataaaatcTTGGATCCGCCCAAGTAAGGGGATATTTTAGTGCTTGTGGTGCTTGCTTATTTACTGTGTTAATTTTACTTGTATATTTGCTTCTCAATACATTCCCAGCATGTTAGCTTGAAGCTTTGTATTTCTAATGTCCTTTATAGTATGTCATCAAATATCAAAGATTCGTCCATAAAATGGTCATATGTTCAATGCACACGCAAAATGTCATCGTTCTAAAAGTTTCTGCAAAATGGAATTTCTCTGTTGAAATGGCGTGCTGATAACTTAATGCCGTTTCAGGTCCCTGCAGAAGGAGATATACAAATACTGCCTTATTGGTGTAGTCGAACACTCAGGGACGATGAGGGGAGGTCATTATGTTGCATATGTTAGAGGAAGTCCTAAAATCACAGGGAAAGACAAGAACGCGGAAGATTTTGCGTGGTATTATGCAAGCGATGCTTATGTTCGCGAGGTCTCTTCGAAAGAAGTTCTTAGTTGTGAGGCATACATTTTATTCTATGAAGAAACTTGATATAtaaatttttctgaaatttatgaTTATTTTGAGTCATACACATACACAGAGAAGGAAAGGGAAGGGGTGTGGTAGGGGAGAGTGAGTGTATTACTACATTCTCTCAATATTAACACccatattttttgttcttttttttttctttttcaaattttgatGTGCTGTAAGCTTAAGGAAGTACAACTTCGAAAAAATGTATAACTTGAGAATGAGAATATGATTAATTTTGCATTTTGACACATCAGTTACTAAAATCCCTccttcacccccccccccccccaaccatcCTGtcatgctattttttttt harbors:
- the LOC107783494 gene encoding ubiquitin carboxyl-terminal hydrolase 2 — translated: MGKKAKKKARSGVKEKRNPLASANPIDQNSNQNIGTPDDGVVVVNDRKECPHVDKVIDVEKVTAKLESSEPVRCEDCREGVADRRASKMKGKHGKKKGGADPKQGSKAIWICLACGHFSCGGAGFPTTPQSHAVRHARQYHHPLAVQFENPQLRWCFPCSTLIHAKKVEDGSEQKDVFQDIVKMIKKRPTEGLAIDVEAVWFGSGSITSGIKSEASASLDADGKSGYIVRGLVNLGNTCFFNSIMQNLLAMNRLRDYFLKFDGFAGPITAALKKLFSETSNEGALKRTVNPKAFFGSICAKAPQFRGYQQQDSHELLRCLLDRLCTEELIARKQIKSSQDGGKSLSACPTFVDNIFGGRLSSTVSCLECGHTSVVHEPFLDLSLPVPTKKPPAKGAKSVFRAKKSKPPMRSVKVRPKVIRDAAPLNAQSAQGDGEKSVTEGMAVPSADVSQDFIDARVMADYMGLTSQNLCSSRKSDNAQNCEGMSRTLASADNFTWLDYLDQDTLPNGDDVVSQVDHMLTNQVSETENSVQPVDALQNNLVADTEMKLTCIDNACSPNNLMRLNDQGQSKSPDCDIASEFSKKLLVKDSGTTDAINVEHSSAFCSRICSVDSNLGTDSYTKPSEDEAPLQLQDSEVLLLPYKEVTSTADDMLKGGCKSSTAVRCEQDLLDFNGFGDLFNELDSDAQPSEQPLCSSAASQANGSSESDPEEIDNRDAPVSVESCLAYFTKPELLSKTEHAWKCENCTKVLKEKRMRFKNKLMKPRSHNIMNIREDQNPNGASSSGETFDDRLLSQKGTSPRAEQDSASWLSENGTQENQDEDNSQVKSDFKSNEVQLLEAPLVSANSESEESENEETVVKCVKVERDATKRILIDKGPPILTIHLKRFSQDARGRLSKLSGHVNFRDTIDLKPYIATRSLQKEIYKYCLIGVVEHSGTMRGGHYVAYVRGSPKITGKDKNAEDFAWYYASDAYVREVSSKEVLSCEAYILFYEET